Proteins from one Microbacterium faecale genomic window:
- a CDS encoding CDP-glycerol glycerophosphotransferase family protein translates to MTLLTDAKKAVRLVRRAARKRRVIESVEREFRALPPLERGRYRIAVYFADRAVNAYQIRQWYAPLIELGERHPILVLARSASGARMLLEDGALPVTYVPTITSVEETLDEQDVRIVLYVNQNRRNFQMFRYGHRWHVFINHGESDKAYMVSSQHKAYDYAFVAGRAARDRLASTLWDYDVDRRTFEIGRPQTDHMTGNPPYERDHRTVVLYAPTWEGDRRSMSYGSVVTHGEALVKRLLADPRYRLVYRAHPRTGVLDPDYLAAHERIVDAIAEANRADPTAHHVHDVDPEMGWQLTSADVAISDVSAMVYDRLATGKPLLVTRPADPDAVIDERGYLSACEWLTVEAAQQVEREISRVQEDPDTTARLQWWVEHHFGDARPGEPTARFHAAIEELMSEWEERQTMLARGSLHGVA, encoded by the coding sequence ATGACGCTCCTGACGGACGCGAAGAAGGCCGTTCGGCTCGTCCGGCGCGCGGCCAGGAAACGCCGCGTGATTGAGTCAGTCGAACGGGAATTTCGCGCGCTCCCACCGCTCGAACGCGGCCGATACCGCATCGCCGTCTACTTCGCCGACCGCGCCGTCAACGCCTATCAGATCCGCCAGTGGTACGCGCCGCTCATCGAGCTCGGCGAGCGCCACCCGATCCTCGTCCTCGCGCGCAGCGCATCGGGTGCCAGGATGCTCCTGGAGGATGGCGCGCTCCCGGTCACGTACGTGCCGACGATCACGAGTGTCGAGGAGACCCTCGACGAGCAGGATGTGCGCATCGTGCTGTACGTCAACCAGAACCGGCGCAACTTCCAGATGTTCCGCTACGGTCACCGGTGGCACGTGTTCATCAACCACGGCGAATCCGACAAGGCGTACATGGTCAGCAGCCAGCACAAGGCCTACGACTACGCCTTCGTCGCAGGGCGAGCGGCCCGGGACCGCCTCGCGAGCACGCTGTGGGACTACGACGTCGACCGGCGCACGTTCGAGATCGGACGGCCGCAGACCGACCACATGACGGGGAACCCGCCGTACGAGCGCGATCACCGCACCGTCGTGCTGTACGCGCCGACGTGGGAGGGCGATCGTCGTTCGATGAGCTACGGGTCCGTCGTCACGCACGGGGAGGCGCTCGTGAAGAGACTCCTCGCGGACCCGCGATATCGCCTCGTTTATCGCGCACACCCGCGCACCGGCGTGCTGGATCCGGACTACCTCGCCGCGCACGAGCGCATCGTAGATGCCATCGCGGAGGCGAATCGCGCGGATCCCACGGCCCACCACGTGCACGACGTCGATCCGGAGATGGGGTGGCAGCTCACGTCCGCGGACGTTGCGATCAGCGACGTCTCGGCGATGGTCTACGACCGCCTCGCGACCGGCAAACCGTTGCTCGTCACGCGTCCCGCCGATCCGGACGCCGTGATCGACGAGCGAGGATACCTCTCCGCCTGCGAGTGGCTGACCGTGGAGGCCGCGCAGCAGGTCGAACGCGAGATCTCCCGCGTCCAGGAGGATCCGGACACGACCGCGCGCCTGCAGTGGTGGGTCGAACACCACTTCGGCGATGCGCGGCCCGGGGAACCGACCGCGCGCTTCCACGCCGCGATCGAGGAGCTCATGAGCGAGTGGGAGGAGCGACAGACGATGCTGGCGCGCGGCTCCCTCCATGGGGTGGCATAA
- a CDS encoding helix-turn-helix domain-containing protein, whose protein sequence is MAVTHSPASEKIGRRIAKARTDAGVSARALAECADMDLTNFQRIERGRGNPTISTLVQIAVALEVDVSELVAGIGADDLQNGRYPYGYTEIPHRRRGMRSTY, encoded by the coding sequence ATGGCAGTCACGCATTCACCGGCTTCGGAGAAGATCGGCCGGCGCATTGCGAAAGCGCGCACGGACGCGGGCGTGAGCGCTCGCGCCCTCGCGGAGTGTGCGGACATGGATCTGACGAACTTCCAGCGCATCGAACGAGGGCGTGGCAACCCGACGATCTCGACGCTCGTACAGATCGCCGTCGCGCTCGAGGTCGACGTGTCGGAGCTCGTCGCCGGGATCGGCGCGGACGACCTGCAGAATGGTCGCTACCCGTACGGCTACACCGAGATCCCACATCGACGACGCGGCATGCGCTCGACCTACTGA
- a CDS encoding DUF3039 domain-containing protein, which translates to MSTPLDSPDQGGTALLDRELQELIEEQTQDPGDHERFSHYVKKDKILESAITGKPVRALCGKKWTPGRDPEKFPVCPTCKEIYESLKK; encoded by the coding sequence ATGAGCACGCCACTCGACAGCCCGGACCAGGGCGGTACCGCGCTTCTCGACCGTGAACTGCAGGAGCTCATTGAAGAGCAGACGCAGGATCCCGGCGATCATGAGCGATTCAGTCATTACGTCAAGAAGGACAAGATCTTGGAGTCTGCGATCACGGGGAAGCCCGTGCGCGCACTCTGCGGCAAGAAGTGGACGCCGGGGCGCGACCCCGAGAAGTTCCCTGTCTGCCCGACGTGCAAGGAGATCTACGAGTCACTCAAGAAGTGA
- a CDS encoding CDP-glycerol glycerophosphotransferase family protein yields the protein MGVLNDAKNAVAVVRKAARGRSAYREVTSAMREQGPLERDRFQIAVYFADSDVNMYQMRQWYRPLQELAKTWPVVVMARHAMGAKALLDDGALPVAFVPEVRGVERFIERQDIRIVLYVNQNMRNFQMFRYGRRWHVFINHGESDKMYMTTNQYKAYDYAFIAGQAARDRLERTLWDADLDRKVIEIGRPQADHYSGTTPFTPDERTIVLYAPTWEGDRPSASYGSIVSHGETLVERLLSDPRYRVIYRPHPRSGVVDPAYGAANRRIIGAIRAANNADPAAQHVFDDGPDIGWQLAAADVAISDISAMVYDRLATGKPLLVTRPVEPAAEIDESGYLGACEWLTAEAAVNVIPEITRVLEDPHTAGRLEEWVRRYFGDTTPGAPTARFHDAIARLMREWDTHGSVSA from the coding sequence GTGGGTGTGTTGAACGATGCGAAGAATGCCGTTGCCGTCGTCCGGAAGGCGGCGCGCGGTCGCTCCGCCTACCGCGAAGTCACGTCGGCGATGCGAGAACAGGGTCCGCTGGAGCGTGACCGCTTTCAGATCGCGGTCTACTTCGCCGACAGCGACGTCAACATGTACCAGATGCGGCAGTGGTACCGGCCGCTGCAGGAGCTCGCGAAGACGTGGCCCGTCGTCGTGATGGCGCGCCACGCGATGGGCGCGAAGGCGCTTCTCGACGACGGTGCGCTGCCTGTCGCGTTCGTCCCCGAGGTGCGCGGCGTCGAGCGCTTCATCGAGCGGCAGGACATTCGCATCGTCCTGTACGTCAACCAGAACATGCGGAACTTCCAGATGTTCCGTTACGGCCGCCGCTGGCACGTATTCATCAACCACGGCGAGTCCGACAAGATGTACATGACGACGAACCAGTACAAGGCGTACGACTACGCCTTCATCGCGGGGCAGGCGGCACGCGATCGTCTCGAGCGCACGCTGTGGGACGCGGACCTCGACCGCAAGGTGATCGAGATCGGTCGCCCCCAGGCAGACCACTACTCCGGCACGACCCCGTTCACCCCGGATGAGCGCACGATCGTCCTCTATGCGCCCACGTGGGAGGGCGACCGGCCGAGCGCGTCCTACGGTTCCATCGTCAGCCACGGCGAGACGCTCGTCGAACGGCTGCTCTCGGATCCCCGCTACCGAGTCATCTATCGCCCCCACCCGCGCAGCGGTGTCGTCGACCCCGCGTACGGGGCAGCGAATCGACGGATCATCGGCGCGATCCGGGCCGCGAATAACGCTGATCCCGCGGCTCAGCACGTCTTCGACGACGGCCCCGACATCGGGTGGCAGCTCGCCGCGGCGGACGTCGCGATCTCCGACATCTCGGCGATGGTCTACGACCGCCTCGCCACGGGCAAGCCGCTGCTCGTGACCCGGCCCGTGGAGCCGGCCGCCGAGATCGACGAGAGCGGCTACCTCGGCGCGTGTGAGTGGCTGACGGCGGAGGCCGCGGTGAACGTGATCCCGGAGATCACGCGCGTGCTCGAGGATCCGCACACCGCCGGCCGACTCGAGGAATGGGTGCGCCGATACTTCGGCGACACCACCCCCGGGGCGCCGACCGCGCGCTTCCATGACGCGATCGCACGTCTCATGCGCGAGTGGGACACACACGGATCCGTGTCGGCGTAA
- a CDS encoding nicotinate phosphoribosyltransferase, with amino-acid sequence MAPSTALMTDRYELTMLDASLRDGSAHRRCVFELFGRRLSGGRRFGVAAGQGRLLGLLRDFRFGEEELAFLRDERVVSDETVRYLENYRFSGSIAGYREGELYFPGSPLLTVEATFADAVILETLALSVLNHDSAIATAAARMSIAAGDRPLAEMGSRRAHEHGAVAAARAAYIAGFTATSNLEAGRRWGVPTMGTAAHSWTLLHDSEEDAFRSQVASLGEDTTLLVDTYDIAEGVRRAVEIGGPRLGGVRIDSGDLPLVAAEVREQLDRLGNHDTRITVTSDLDEYAIAALAASPVDSYGVGTSLVTGSGYPTAGLVYKLVAREDASGTWIPVAKKAQDKSSTGGRKSAFRRLEVDRATEEIVCPADAAAPTDARTLVRTLVDGGDIDAAAEGAAGVRAAREHHLRVRNELPVRALALSKSDPALPTVSA; translated from the coding sequence ATGGCACCCTCGACCGCGCTCATGACGGATCGGTACGAACTGACCATGCTCGATGCGTCGCTGCGCGACGGATCCGCGCATCGCCGGTGCGTGTTCGAGCTGTTCGGTCGGCGCCTGTCCGGCGGCCGACGCTTCGGCGTGGCTGCGGGCCAGGGACGACTGCTCGGTCTGCTGCGCGATTTCCGCTTCGGCGAGGAGGAGCTCGCGTTCCTCCGCGATGAGAGAGTCGTCAGCGATGAGACGGTGCGCTACCTCGAGAACTACCGCTTCTCGGGATCCATTGCGGGCTACCGCGAAGGCGAGCTCTATTTCCCGGGTTCGCCGCTCCTGACCGTCGAGGCGACGTTCGCCGACGCGGTCATTCTCGAGACGCTCGCGCTCAGCGTTCTCAATCACGACTCCGCGATCGCCACCGCGGCCGCCCGGATGTCGATCGCGGCCGGCGATCGTCCGCTCGCCGAGATGGGCTCCCGTCGCGCGCACGAGCACGGTGCCGTCGCCGCCGCGCGCGCCGCCTACATCGCGGGTTTCACCGCCACCAGCAACCTCGAGGCGGGGCGACGCTGGGGGGTGCCGACGATGGGCACGGCCGCCCACTCGTGGACCCTCCTGCACGACTCCGAGGAAGACGCGTTTCGGTCGCAGGTTGCCTCGCTCGGCGAGGACACGACGCTGCTCGTCGACACCTACGACATCGCCGAGGGAGTGCGCCGAGCGGTCGAGATCGGCGGACCGCGCCTCGGCGGCGTGCGCATCGACTCCGGCGACCTGCCGCTCGTGGCCGCCGAGGTGCGGGAACAGCTCGATCGCCTCGGCAATCACGACACGCGCATCACGGTCACCAGCGACCTCGATGAGTACGCGATCGCTGCACTCGCGGCCTCGCCCGTCGACTCCTACGGCGTGGGAACCTCGCTTGTGACGGGATCCGGCTACCCCACGGCGGGGCTCGTCTACAAGCTCGTCGCGCGCGAAGACGCGTCGGGTACGTGGATCCCCGTCGCGAAGAAGGCGCAGGACAAGTCGTCGACGGGAGGCCGCAAGAGCGCCTTCCGGCGCCTCGAGGTCGATCGCGCGACCGAGGAGATCGTCTGCCCGGCCGACGCCGCCGCACCGACCGACGCACGGACGCTCGTGAGGACACTCGTCGACGGTGGCGACATCGACGCCGCGGCGGAGGGAGCGGCCGGTGTCCGCGCCGCGCGGGAGCACCACCTCCGCGTGCGGAACGAGCTGCCCGTGCGCGCCCTCGCGCTCAGCAAGTCCGATCCGGCGCTGCCGACCGTGTCGGCGTGA
- a CDS encoding ABC transporter ATP-binding protein — MTVTSGEDRSEVREEETPAHAALELRGVVKTYRGEPAVAGIDLSVPVGTFYGLVGPNGAGKTTTLSMISGLLRPDRGDIRVFDVDAIARPRDAKTAMGVLPDRMRTFDRLTGRQLLHYVGSLRGLSGPVVRERADELAQAFGLIPAMGRAVSDYSTGMTKKLLLACAMIHAPRLLVLDEPFESVDPVSSQTLLDVLRTYVDGGGTVILSGHSMSLIESICSRISVLVTGQVLAEGTVNEVRGEMTLEQRFVDLSGSVEGGGLEWLHTSSG; from the coding sequence GTGACAGTCACGTCGGGGGAGGACAGATCCGAGGTGCGCGAGGAGGAAACGCCCGCGCACGCGGCGCTCGAGTTGCGCGGTGTCGTCAAGACGTATCGCGGCGAGCCGGCCGTCGCCGGAATCGACCTCAGCGTGCCTGTCGGCACCTTCTACGGTCTCGTGGGGCCGAATGGCGCCGGGAAGACGACGACGCTGTCTATGATCTCCGGGTTGCTCCGTCCGGATCGGGGTGACATTCGCGTGTTCGACGTGGATGCGATCGCACGTCCGCGCGACGCGAAGACGGCGATGGGTGTGCTGCCCGACCGGATGCGCACCTTCGACCGCCTCACGGGACGTCAGCTGCTGCACTACGTCGGGTCGCTGCGTGGCCTGTCCGGTCCCGTTGTCCGGGAGCGCGCCGACGAACTCGCTCAGGCCTTCGGGCTCATCCCCGCGATGGGCCGCGCCGTATCGGATTACTCGACGGGCATGACGAAGAAGCTGCTGCTGGCCTGCGCCATGATCCATGCCCCGCGCCTGCTCGTGCTCGATGAGCCATTCGAATCGGTCGACCCCGTCTCGTCGCAGACACTCCTCGACGTGTTGCGCACGTACGTTGACGGCGGCGGCACGGTGATCCTGTCGGGGCACAGCATGAGCCTCATCGAGAGCATCTGCTCGCGCATCTCGGTTCTCGTCACGGGACAGGTGCTCGCCGAGGGCACGGTCAACGAAGTGCGCGGCGAGATGACGCTCGAACAGCGGTTCGTGGATCTGAGTGGAAGCGTCGAGGGGGGCGGCCTGGAGTGGTTGCACACGTCCTCCGGCTGA
- a CDS encoding phosphocholine cytidylyltransferase family protein, translating to MTLQTVILAAGMGTRLGRALPKSLTTLSDGRTIMQQQHENIRAAFGSDARITTVVGYRAETIIDAFPDADYVHNESYDETNTSKSLLRALTATGRGGVLWMNGDVVFDPRVLGRAVELIEREQSFVTVNTSSVSDEEVKYTLDERGFITELSKTVEGAAGEAVGINYIARQDKRALQAQLQRVDDQDYFERGLELAIAENGVRVSAMDISDLYAVEVDFAEDLERANEVLA from the coding sequence ATGACCCTCCAGACCGTCATTCTTGCCGCTGGCATGGGCACGCGCCTCGGCCGTGCGTTGCCGAAGTCGCTCACGACGCTTTCCGACGGCCGCACGATCATGCAGCAGCAGCACGAGAACATTCGCGCCGCTTTCGGTTCCGATGCCCGCATCACGACCGTCGTCGGCTACCGCGCTGAGACGATCATCGATGCGTTCCCCGATGCCGACTACGTGCACAACGAGAGTTACGACGAGACGAACACGTCCAAGAGCCTCCTGCGCGCGCTCACGGCGACGGGTCGCGGCGGCGTGCTGTGGATGAACGGCGACGTCGTCTTCGACCCGCGCGTGCTCGGCCGCGCCGTCGAGCTCATCGAGCGCGAGCAGTCGTTCGTCACCGTCAACACGTCCAGTGTCAGCGACGAGGAGGTGAAGTACACGCTCGATGAGCGCGGCTTCATCACCGAGCTGTCCAAGACCGTCGAAGGCGCCGCTGGCGAGGCCGTCGGAATCAACTACATCGCGCGCCAGGACAAGCGTGCCCTGCAGGCACAGCTGCAGCGCGTCGACGACCAGGACTACTTCGAGCGCGGCCTCGAGCTCGCGATCGCCGAGAACGGCGTCCGCGTGAGCGCGATGGACATCAGCGACCTCTACGCGGTCGAGGTCGACTTCGCCGAGGACCTCGAGCGAGCGAACGAGGTCCTCGCCTGA